In the Longimicrobium sp. genome, GCGCGGCCGAGGTGCCCGTGTGGCAGGTGCTGGCGGCGCTGGCGGGGATGGCGGCGGCGGTGCTGCTGGTGGCGTGGGTGGCCGGCAAGGTCTACCGCGTGGGCATCCTGAGCACCGGCAAGAAGCCCACCCTCAAGGAGCTCGGCCGCTGGCTGAAGGCGGCGTAGGGCGCCCGTCGGTGGCTGGATCGCGAAGAGGGGTGGCGCCTCGCCGGGCGCCGCCCCTCTTCGTCGCCCGGGGCCCTCGTCCCGCTTCGCCGGGATCCCCGTGTGGAGGACAAGGCGAACCGGGAGCTTCGGCGGAGGGGGAGGTGGTGCCCGCCTCGCTCCGCATATAGATTGTCGTACGAGTGCCGGGCCCGGCCCTCCGGCATCTCGCGCGGTGGAGCGGCCCGGCCGGAGGGAACACCATCCCTTCATCGCCCCACGCAGGACGCGGCGCCCGCCCGTCGTGCCTCACACCCTGCGGTACCCGGCCCCGATGATCCTCATCCTCTACACGACCCTCTACCGGGAAGGGGGCGACAAGTTCGCGCGCGCCGCCCGGACCCTCGCGGCCGACAGGCGCAGCGCGCACCCGGACACCGTCGTCCGGGCCGAAGCGGTGGAGAGCAAGGCGGACGTGGTCGCCCGGTTCCGCGCCGCGCGCGACGAGGGGCGGGAGATCGACGAGCTCCACTTCATCGGCCACAGCGGGATGTACGGCCCGATGTTCCGCACCACCTCCATGCCCGAGCAGTTCAGCCCGCACGAGTGGCGCACCCTGGAGATCCCGTTCGCTCCCGGGGCCCGCGCGTACTTCCACGCCTGCCGCACCGCGCGCTGGTTCGCCCCCTTCTTCGCCCGCACCTTCGGGGTCCCGGCCCACGGGTACCACTGGTACACCACCGTCTCCACCCGCCCCGACCGCTTCCGCTGGGAGCGCCTGAGCGTCCACCGCGCCCCCCCGCTCTACGTCCTGGGATGCCCGGGCCGCAAGTCGCACGGGGTGCTGGGCTCGCTGGCCAAGTACGTCACCGGCCGAGCCGAGGCGCTCCAGCGCTTCGACCCCGCGCCCCCCGAGGGCGACCCCACCTACGACTCCGTGGCCGGCCTGTACGACGAGGTGTTCACCGACATCACGGTGCGGGAGGACGAGTGGCGCTGGCTGGACCGCGCGCTCCCGCGCGAGCCCGTCCGCATCCTGGACATCGGCTGCGGCAACGGCGCGCTCCTCCTGCAGCTCGGGAGCCGCGCGGCCCACGGCGTGGGGGTGGACGCGTCGGCGGCCATGATCGAGCACGCCCGCCGCCGCTCGGCCGGGGTGCCCACCCTGGAGTTCGTGCACGTCGACGGCCCGGCCCTCCCCTTCCCCGACGCTTCCTTCGACGTGGTCACCTCGCTCCTCTCGTTCCGCTACCTGGACTGGGACCCGGTGATGAACGAGATCCGCCGCGTGCTGCGCCCCGGCGGCCGGCTGCTGGTGGTGGACATGGTGACCGCGCCGGTGCGCTGGCGCGAGACGCCGCGGCTCCTGGCCGGCAAGGCGCGCGAGTACGCGGGGAGGCTGCGCCGCCCCGGCTTCAC is a window encoding:
- a CDS encoding class I SAM-dependent methyltransferase gives rise to the protein MILILYTTLYREGGDKFARAARTLAADRRSAHPDTVVRAEAVESKADVVARFRAARDEGREIDELHFIGHSGMYGPMFRTTSMPEQFSPHEWRTLEIPFAPGARAYFHACRTARWFAPFFARTFGVPAHGYHWYTTVSTRPDRFRWERLSVHRAPPLYVLGCPGRKSHGVLGSLAKYVTGRAEALQRFDPAPPEGDPTYDSVAGLYDEVFTDITVREDEWRWLDRALPREPVRILDIGCGNGALLLQLGSRAAHGVGVDASAAMIEHARRRSAGVPTLEFVHVDGPALPFPDASFDVVTSLLSFRYLDWDPVMNEIRRVLRPGGRLLVVDMVTAPVRWRETPRLLAGKAREYAGRLRRPGFTRRLRRMVADPRWRTMLRYNPIRAEHELRWYLESRFPGRRVETLNVGWNARVLAFDSGPLEPGTVAPQSYP